CTATGTAGTCAAACAAGCTACACACCTTTCAAATTCCAAAGAAGAATAAATGATCAAAGACATCAGCGATTTTACGATTACATTACTCATTCTTTCCGGAATACTTCTGGGGACACACTACTATATTCTAAACCAGTTTGAAGATAAAATACTCAGTATTCCCATTTGGTCAATCTATCTGTTTCATACCATTTTAGTCTTGCTTTTTTACATAATCATACGATATAAAGATAAGCATACAAGTGAAAAGAGTTTTCAAACATTTATTATCTTAACATTTTTTAAAATGATCTTTATCCTTGTATTCTTAATTCCGCTGTTTCAAGGAAAATCCAAACACCCGGAAATAGAAGTATGCAACTTTTTTATCCCGTATTTTATCTTCTTGATTTTTGAAATTTTCAGCATCCGTAAATTTCTTAAAAAAAGAGAAAACATGTAGCTTATTTAGTTTGCTAATTTATGATAATGTACGTACCTTTGCAGCGAATTTTTAAGCAGGGTATTATTAATCATGACAGCAAATGTTAATCAGTATATACAAGACACTTTTAGTAAGCTTTTTTTTGATAACTCCTCTCTCTGTATTTTCTACTGAAAAAGATAGGATTCAAGAAAAACCCTTTAATACTTCAGAACTTATTTTTCATCATATCAAAGACAGCCATGGCTTCCATATCGCAGGCCATATTTCCATGCCGTTACCTGTTATTTTATGGACGGACAAAGGATTAGTTACATTTATGTCCGGTGAATTTCACCATGATACGGAAGGAAAAACAGTAGTGACCAAAAAAGGATTGAAGTTTGTAAATATTCACGAAAAAATATATCAATTAAACGAAGGAGCAACAACCGTTGAATTTGGTCAGGAATCTCGTCCGTTAAACGCAACAAGGCCTATAGACTTCTCCATTACAAAAAATGTTTTTTCTTTGTTTTTGTCTATTATAGTAATGCTTCTGGTATTTCTCACAGTTGCAAAATCATATAAAAAATCAACTACCGGCTTACCAACGGGTATAGGGAAGTTTATGGAACCTATTATACTGTTTATAAGAGATGAGGTAGCCATCCCTAATATAGGTAAGAAATACAACAGATATATGCCGTTCTTACTAACGCTGTTTTTCTTTATTTGGTTGAACAATATATTTGGCTTGATTCCTTTTTTCCCTTTCAGCAGTAATTTAAGCGGAAATATAGCCTTTACCATGACACTTGCTGCCGTTACATTTATCATTACACTTTTCAGCAGTAAAAAATACTATTGGAAGCATATGCTTTGGATGCCGGGATTGCCAATACCCATGAAATTATTTTTAGCTCCTATAGAATTTATGGGAATGTTTATAAAACCAATAGCCTTAACCATACGTTTGTTTGCAAATATAACTGCAGGACACATCATTGTTTTAAGTCTGGTTTCATTGACGTTTATTTTTCAAAATTATATCGTCGGAGCAGGGTCTGTATTGTTTGTAGTATTTATCAGTATTATAGAAGTGCTGGTAGTAGCTATTCAGGCCTATATATTTACCATGTTGTCGGCACTGTATTTTGGGCAGGCATTAGAAGAAGTACATTAATTAATTTTTTAAATATTTAAACTATGAGTTTAGCATTATTACAAGAAGCCGCAGTTAGCTATGGTGCTTTTGCAGCCATCGGAGCAGGTTTAGCTGCCATCGGTGGTGGAATTGGAGTAGGTAAAATTGGTGCAGCCGCTATGGAAGCAATGGCGCGCCAACCGGAAATGCAAGGAAAACTACAAGGTTCGGCAATCGTACTTATTGCCTTTATTGAGGCAGTAGCTCTTTTTGGAGTTGTAGTATCATTTCTTGTTGCAAAGTAAAACCAACAAACAAAGGTGTAATGGTTGGTTGCACCTTTGTTTAGTTCATTTTAAACTAATTAGTTAAACACATACATATGGATTTAATTACTCCGGAATGGGGACTTATCTTTTGGACGGGGATTGCGTTTTTACTCCTGCTTTTTATATTGAAAAAGTTTGCGTGGAAACCTATCTTAAATGCTGTAAATGAACGAGAAGAGAGCATAAAAGAAGCGTTGGCATCCGCAGAAGCAGCCAAAAAAGAAATGCAAAATTTACAAGCCGATAATGAACAGCTACTTAAAGAAGCAAGGCTGGAGAGAGATGCATTGATGAAAGAAGCCCGCGAAATAAGAGATAAAATAATTACCGAGGCAAAAGATGAAGCTAAAGAAGTTACAGCCAAGTTAATTCAAAATGCACAAACATCCATAGAACAGGAAAAACAAGCAGCTTTGTCGGCATTAAAACATCAGGTTGCCGAATTGTCCATAGGAATAGCAGAAACGGTTGTAAAGAAAGAACTAGCTTCCAAAGACGATCAACTAAAACTAGTTGAAGATTTATTACAGGATGTTACGCTAAAGTAAATGTTTTATGAAAGGAACAAGAGCTGCATTGCGTTACGCAAAGGCAATTTTAAATCTGGCAAAAGATGCCAAAAAAGAATCTGAGGTTAATGATGATATGCTGTTAGTAGCATTGACCATCTCAGAAAACAATGAATTGGATATAATGCTAAAAAGCCCCATCGTTAAGGCAGCAGACAAAAGCAATGTCCTTAAAGCATTGTTTGCAAAAAAGGTAAACAATATTACGTTAGGGCTGTTTCTTCTACTGGAAGAAAACAAACGTTTGGGTATTTTAGAAATGGTGGCAAACCACTATACGATTATTTATGACCACCTAAAAAGTATTGAAATTGCTAAAGTTACCACAGCAGTTCCGCTAACTAAAAACATTGAAAAAGAAGTATTGGAAAAGATTGTTGAGTTAACAGGCAATCAGGCAAGTATGGAAAACGTAGTAAATCCGGCTATTTTAGGAGGCTTTGTACTACGCGTAGGAGATATACAATACGATGCAAGTATCTCCAATTATTTAAATGAATTAAGAAAGGAATTTGATCACAGCGATTATATTCCAAAAATTTAAAATCAAATAGTTGAAATTATATGTTAGATATTACAAGTCAAAGCTTTGTTTATAGCATCCGGTATCTAGCGTCTAGTATCTAAAATCTAAAGTAGATGGCAGCAATCAAACCCGCTGAAGTATCAGCAATTTTAAAGCAACAATTAACCAATTTCGAGGCAAAAGCTACATTAAACGAAGTAGGAACCGTTTTACAGGTAGGAGACGGTATTGCCCGTGTATACGGATTATCAAATGTACAATACGGAGAGTTAGTGGAGTTTGAAAACGGACTAGAAGGAATTGTCTTAAACTTGGAAGAAGACAATGTCGGAGTAGTACTACTGGGGGCTTCTACTGCTATCAAAGAAGGGTCAACCGTAAAACGTACGGAAAGAATCGCATCTTTAAAAGCAGGAGAAGGAGTGGTAGGACGAGTGGTGGATACTTTAGGGAATCCCATTGACGGTAAAGGGCCTATTGAAGGAAAAACATTTGAAATGCCTCTGGAGCGCAAAGCACCGGGAGTTATCTATCGTGAACCGGTGACAGAGCCTTTACAAACCGGTATCAAATCTATTGATGCGATGATCCCAATAGGACGAGGGCAGCGTGAGCTGATTATCGGAGACCGTCAAACAGGAAAATCTACGGTTGCATTAGACACCATCTTAAACCAGAAAGAATTTTATGATGCCGGAAATCCCGTATACTGTATCTATGTGGCGATCGGGCAAAAAGCTTCTACAGTTGCAGCCATTGCAAGTATGCTGGAAGAAAGAGGAGCCCTCGCTTACACAACAATTGTTGCTGCCAATGCATCTGATCCTGCACCCATGCAAGTATACGCACCATTTGCCGGAGCTGCAATAGGGGAATACTTCAGAGATACGGGCAGACCCGCATTAATTATTTACGATGATCTGTCTAAACAAGCCGTTGCTTACCGTGAGGTATCGCTATTGTTAAGAAGACCTCCGGGACGTGAAGCATATCCTGGAGACGTATTCTACTTACACTCAAGGTTATTAGAACGTGCTGCCAAAGTAATTAATGATGATGCTATTGCCTCACAAATGAACGATGTCCCTCCCTCTTTACAAGGACAAGTAAAAGGAGGAGGATCTCTAACAGCATTGCCAATTATTGAAACACAGGCAGGAGACGTATCGGCATATATTCCAACCAATGTAATTTCAATTACCGATGGTCAGATTTTCTTAGAATCAGACTTGTTTAATTCAGGTGTTCGTCCGGCAATCAATGTGGGTATCTCAGTATCCCGTGTGGGAGGTTCTGCACAGATCAAATCAATGAAAAAAGTGGCAGGAACACTAAAATTAGATCAGGCGCAATACCGTGAACTCGAAGCATTTGCTAAATTCGGTTCCGATTTGGATGCCGCAACCATGAACGTAATTGAAAAAGGAAAACGCAATGTAGAGATCTTAAAACAAACACAAAACGACCCTTATACGGTAGAAGATCAGGTAGCCATCATTTATGCAGGGTCTAAAAACCTGTTAAAAGATGTTCCTGTAAATAAAGTAAAACAGTTTGAAAGAGATTATATTGATTATTTAAACGCAAAGCACAGAGACGCTTTAGATACACTAAAATCAGGGAAACTGACTGATGAGGTAATTGCAACACTGGAAAGTGCCGCAAAAGAAATTTCCGGTAATTACTAATAAGTTACGAGTGCTGAGTTATGGAATTATGAGTAAGTTGAATGAAAGCCTGATTAGAATAAAAAGTTTTCAATTTGCTTGTAAGATAGTGATGTATTGTGACACTCTTAAAAAGAATAAAGATTTTGAACTAGCCTCTCAGTTGTTACGAAGTGGAACAAGTATTGGAGCCAATACAAGAGAGGCCCAAAGAGGAGTTGGTAAAAAAGATTTTAAAAACAAGTTTGATATCGCTTTAAAAGAAGCGGATGAAACTAAATATTGGTTAGAAATTTTAGAAGCAACAAGAAGATAAGTACCTGATGAAATGAAAAGTAACTGTGAAGAGCTAATAAAAATATTGGTTTCAATCATCAAAAACTCATAACTTAAATTATGGCAAACTTAAAAGAAATACGTAACAGAATTAACTCCATAGGTTCAACGATGCAGGTTACCAGTGCTATGAAAATGGTATCGGCCGCAAAGTTGAAAAAAGCTCAAGATGCTATCACGACAATGCGCCCTTACTCATCTAAGCTAACAGAATTGTTACAAAATTTAAGTGCAACGCTAGACAGTGATGCAGGCGGAGTTTATTCCAAACAACGACCGATTTCTAAAGTATTGTTGGTCGTGATTACGTCAAACAGAGGCTTATGTGGTGGATTTAATTCATCCGTAATTAAAGAAACCATTAAAAATATCGAAGAAAATTATCAAGCACAGGAAGTCGATTTGCTGACAATTGGCAAAAAAGGAAACGATATTTTATCAAAAACGCATACTGTTATTGACAACAGAAATGATGTTTTTGATGATTTAACGTTTGATCATGTTGCTGAAATTGCAGAAAAAATAATGGCCTTATATGTGAATGGAGCTTATGATAAAGTAGAAATTGTTTATAACAGGTTTAAAAATGCAGCAACCCAAATATCGCAGATAGAGCAGTTCTTGCCCATTAAACCCGTAGAAAATAAAACAAATATAAATTCAGATTATATCTTTGAGCCCTCCAAAGAAGAAATTGTATTGGAATTGATTCCCAAATCATTAAAAACCCAGTTATACAAAGCCGTCAGAGATAGTTTTGCTTCTGAGCACGGAGCTCGTATGACGGCGATGCACAAAGCAACGGACAATGCAAAAGAATTACGCGACGATTTATTACTAACCTATAATAAAGCACGTCAGGCAGCCATTACGAATGAAATTCTGGAAATTGTCGGCGGAGCAGAAGCACTGAATAATTAGTGTTATTTTTTACTGTTTTAAAACGTTGACTCTTTTCAACTTGGAGCTTTCCAATTTTCAACTTTTTAACTTTCAACTATCTGATTCTAAATCTAATAACCTTTTATACGTTTCATCAGTATCAACATCAAAGAAAGGCACCTCAGAAGTTGACATTAAAATTTCATCTTGGTATTTATTTACTATGGATTTGGCTCCTTTCTCACCTGTTAACAAAGACAGTTCATGGAATAACGATTTATCAAAAATAGCAGGAACGCCGGAAAGATTTTTATAAGCTGTCAGGATGATTCTTTTTTTACTATTAGTGGCCAATGCTATGAGTTGTGTATACCGCTGTGTAGTTATTAAAGGCAAATCTCCCAATGTAACTAAAACCCTGTGAAAATCGTTTTTAGCAGCAATATATGCAACCCCTTTAGCCAGAGAATCTCCCATTCCTTTTTTCCAATCAGCATTTTTTATGACGGTAACAGGTTGGTTTTTAATAGATTGAAAAACACTCTCAACATATGCACCAATCATCACAAAAATCCCGGCATTTTTGATAGGGATTAATTGCTCAATTATATAATTTAAAAGTACTGTTTCTTTATAAGGCAGTAGTTGCTTGGGCTTTCCAAACCTTTCGGACGCACCTGCAGCAAGAATTAAAATAGCGGTTTTTGACATTACTGGTGGATTCCTACAGGTTTATCTTTTAAAAATAGCGGTTTTTGATTTCTCATAACCGCTAATATTTCGGCCATTATGGAAATGGCTATTTCCTGTGGTGTTTCCGCACCGATATTAATCCCGGCAGGGCCATGAATGTTTTCTATAAAGGGTTCATCCAAGTCAGGATAATATTCAAATAATTGGGTAATTAGCTTTTCTCTTCTACCGGCAGGACCTAATAAACCCAAATAAGGAATGTTTTTATCTCGTAAACTTCCCAGATACTTCAGGTCTTTGGCAAAACTATGTGTCATAATTACCACCGCTGTTTGAGCATCTGTTTTTTCTTTGGAAAATAGCTCCTCATCAATGCCCAAATAAGCAGAGGCTCCCGGAAAGTTTTCAATGGACTTAGACTCATCCGGCGGAGCCACAATAGTAACCTCCCAACCGGTATTGACCGCATATGTACACAAAGCCACTGCATCGTGCTCACAACCTACAATGAACAATTTATATCCGGGAGCTATTGTTTGATGAAACTCATCTAACAAAGGGTCGTCTGAAAAGTTATTAAAAACAGGATAAGCATCATCTGAAAATACAAAAGTAGAATACCCTTTATCCCTGGGCACCTCTTGTTTGGAAAATTTGGTTTTTATATCAAATGGCTCTCTGGACTTCCATTGCTTTTCAAAAGCATCGTAAAAATTAACCGGAGGGTTAAAAGGTTCAATAAGAATATACAAAACTCCTTCACAACCTAACCGATATCTGCCATCATAGCATATTAACTTCGGAATAGCTGTTTTAAAAACACTTTGTGCCTGTCGCAAAATTTCTTTTTCTATACAGCCACCACTCACCGCGCCGGTCATTTTTCCATTTTCCTGAATACTCATTCTCACTCCGGGCTTTCTATACGAAGAACCTTCTAAAGCCACTACGGAAACAAAAACGGTTTTCAGGTTGTTTTCTCCCGAAATTTGCGCAGTACGGATGATCTCTTTTAGTTCGTGCAACATAGTTCATCATTTTTATTTTTCTCAAAAAAATACAGTTGAAAAGTCAGAAAGTCAGAAAGTCAGAAAGTTGAAAAGTGTAAAGTAAAAATCTTATATTTTTAACTTTGAGAACTTTAATACCAACTTTCCGATGTATCATAAATTTTATTTATAGTGCTATAAGAAAAATTGATGATACAACACTTATAATCAATACTTTAACAAATCCCGAATCCGGAATTTAGAACTTGAAACTGTATAAAACACCAAAGTACAAATTTTAGAGAACTCATTTAATTTTTTTTGATGAGTAATTTTATTTTCAAATTACCCTTTTTTATACCGTATAGCATTTCTTACCAAATTTCAGCAGATCACAACCACTTATAAAGTTTTAACTGCCGGTTTCTCAATTCTACTTGCAGTACATGGTAATCCACAGTAATTTTTAGGCTGAATTTCAACTGTAAAAGATATTATTTTAACAATGAATAAAATCAGCTTACCCATTTCCATTATTGCCGTATTGCTTTCTGTGGTTTCTTTTTTTTACAACAACTCAAGTTCGGGTCAGGTATACGTAGATGTCAATAAACTCATAGAAGGCTACAACCGTCACTACTAACACCGTAAATGGTATCGGAGATTCAAGGGAAATCAAAAGACACCAGTCTGGACAACAATCCAAGCTTGGTAGATTATGATAATTATAACGTACAAGGGCAGGGAATTTCAGGCAATATGTCTCCCGTCAATCTTAGAAATTATCCTTTGTTGAGCTACAACAATGACTTTCAGAAACAGGGCCTGAGCTATTTGGATATCAACTGACGAGTGGTTGTGGAGAATCAGAATTGCCACTGAATTACAAAGCAAAGCACCTTGTAATAAGATTCTAATGTCAACCATTGTAGCAGTGATTCCACCAACACTTATAAGGTGGTAGCCGATAACTTCATTTTTATTATTCAAGTAAAGAGCATAAAAATGTTCCCTGTAATTGATTTGTGATATTGGCAAAATCTGACGAATGACTTTGGATGTGTCACTGGAAGATTTGATGCAGCGAAATTGAATTTGTAATTTCTTTTTATAGCTTAGTTGAACTTCGCCAAAAGTATTTGATATAGCATTTTGTTTTCCCATCGAACATGATTTTAAGATTATTTGGCTTTTTAAATCGAAAGGAAAAGTTTTGCTATGAGGAATTGGAATAACATTTACAGAATAAATGTTTATGCCGAGAAATATCGTAGGCAAAGCTTTGATTAAAGGTTATTTTTGACAAATAAGCCTTAAAAAAAAGTATGAGAAAACAAAATGAAAGTCCTTACTAAAATCAAGATGAATTAAGTGTTGGAAATTTACTTTTGTTACATTCATTATAGGGATACAAATATTTTTAGGTATCTTAAAAACGATTTTTCAAGAGCCTCAATTTTTAACTATGGCATTTTATTCTGATAGCAATTGGTTAATTCTTTTTGACTAACATAAATTACTGGAAACCTGTGTTTGGTAAGCTAAAGGTTTTATCCCCAATAATCATAAATTTTTCATAAAAATTTTGTTTAACACATTTTTTTCTAGCTTTGCACTGAATAGAGATTGAAAAAAGTTCTATGAGTATTTCCATTTCATAATAAGCGACTAATAAATTAACCCCTTTTTTCAGGGCCTTTGGTTTTTATGTAAAAGAAACTCTGCTTTTTTCAAGATTACTAACATTAATTTTAAATTTTTATTCTATGAAAAAAGTATTCTTATTGGTTGTGTTATTGTTTTTCACCCTTCTCTGTTTTAGTCAAAACCCTGATGAATTTGAATTACAGAGTTATGAAAATAATGTTAAAACCATTATTTCGCCTACTGTATCTTCTTTAGGAAGTTATTCATATGCACCAGTTAGTTTAGCCAGAGGAGAAACTAATATTTCTATCCCAATATGGAATATTACTGGGAATAGTATTTCATTGCCTATAAGTATGTCATACCGTCAAGGAGTAAAAATTGAAAACACATCTGAATATACAGGTCATAATTGGAGTTTAATGGCAGGAGGTGTTATAACAAGAAGAGTTCTTGGGGAAGTCGATCCATTTCCTAGGTTAGATTTGGCAAATCCATTAACGTATCAAGAAACTATAAGTGTAGATTCTAGGCAGTATGATGTCGCTCCAGATGTTTTTAGCTATAATTTTAGCGGTTATACGGGGCAGTTGGCATTGAAAAATGATTTAGTTACTCCATATTTCATAAAGGAACAGCGTAATTGGAAATTTGTGCTTAATAATGATGTAATAGAAATAACAACAGAAGATGGAACTAAATATATTTTTAGAGATACAGAGACATCTACTATTGAAAGAGAGGGTGGGCTTATATTACGAGGAGGACATAATCGTTGCCTGGTTTCTATCTGAAATAATTTCATCATCTACAAATGAAAAGATTACTTTTGAATACACTAGTCATACAATTAATTACCCGATTTTAGGTAATAATTCTTTAGAGATTGATCCAGCTAGTAATTCTGCTGTTAAGGTTCAAGAATATATTATTTATCCAGATATTTCTACAAAAAGAGTTCGCCGTATAAACCTAATATCAAATGATGTTAAAATTAGTGAAGTTGTTTTTGATTCAAATAAATCCCGAAATGATATATCAGGAAATGCCTTAAGTAAGATTTCTGTTTTTCAAGGAAATACACTTCTTAAATATTTTAATGTCAACATAGAAAATGTAAATAATGAGAGAATTTTCTTAGAATCAATTCAGGAGTTTTCAGGGGATGGACTTTCTTCAAAACCACCTTATGAATTTGAATATATCAATGAAAACTTATTGCCCGGTCGGATGGAATATCTAGCAGACCATTGGGGATATTATAGTGCAAATGGAACAGAATTTCCATACTTAGCTCAATTTCCATGGAGAAGCGCAAAATCCAAAGAACCTAGTGATTATGCAATGTACGGGTCACTTAAAAAAATAGTATTTCCTACGGGGGGTCTAATACGTTTGAATATGAATTAAATGAGTATTACGATGATAATTTACAGGTGTCCGTTAAAGGAGGTGGAATAAGAGTGAAGTCACAGCAAATATCAAGCGAGAATAATACACATACTATTTATTATAACTATGATGCGCATGATCAACTTGGTAATTCATTAAATAGGAGTAATGGGCAAATCAGCGAAAAGCCTATAACCCATTTATTTACACCAAGAGGTCAGTATAAAGATTTTCAACCCTACTCTTTTGGGTTAGTAGTGTCATGTGAGCAAGATGATAGCTGGGGATTAGGAACAAATAATTTGTTTGCTAAAACTGGAGCTATTCAATATACAGCTGGTCCAGTGTTTAATTGTACTGATAAGATTGATATATACAGTAGATATACCGTAAAATCAAAGCCTTATCAAATTGGAAACTCTACAATTGTATATAAACAAGTAAGGCAAGAAGAGGTTGGCAGAGGATTTAAAGTTCATAGCTTTCATGGGTACACTCAAAGTGAGATAAAAATGAATATTGATGTTACATATCAAAGTGGTTCGCACGTTAACATGGCTTATGGGCCCGATGATATGAATGCAAGCTACGGATGGCCATATACGGGTGTTTTTCTTACTAATTCTACGGTGGGTAAGCCTGAATCTGTCTCTACATATAGAATTAACGAATCTGATGTTCCTGTTTTGCTGAAAAAAGAAATGTTTGAATACATGATTGATTCCAAAGAAATTTTAAGAACGGGTATTGTAGAAAACCTGTTTGGCATTGTATTCACTGGAGTTAGCCATCTAAATAAAGAATTTTGTTTAATGGAGAGTAAAACTTCTATTACATATGACAATGATGGAAATAATCCTGTTACCAATAAAATTGAATATGAATATAATCCATATAAAACTCATTTTTTACCTGTTAAAATAACAACTACTAATAGTTTAGGAGGTCAAATTACCAAAAAATTCAAATATTCTATAGATTATTCTAATGATGATTTTGGTTATTCATCTTCAATTAATATTTCGGATTTAAAAGCTAAAAATATTTTTGGCCCTATTGAAGAACAAAAATGGGAAGCACAATCAGGTAATTTAGCACGAGAATTAATTCAAGCAAACCTCTATATTTATGATAAGGTCTCTAATGAAGATTTATACCAACCCATAAAAATATTAAATTTTGAAAACATTAACTTATATTCAGGTTCATATTTCAGTGCAGAATTGAATAGAAATGGATACCCTAAAATTGATTGGTTTAACGATTATACCAATGCCTCATACGATCTCAAACAGGAAATAGGTTATTATGATTCTGGAAACATCAAACATATAAGTAAGAAAGACGGTTCTAAAACATACTATATATGGGGATATAATAATTCACAACTTTTTGGCTATTTCGGAGTGACCATGCCACTGATTTCGGTCAAACAGTGCCACTCATAGAAGTATTGCAATAATAGTTAAAATTTAGTTTTTATCATTTTGTAAAATGGTTTTTCTCATTGATTCACCTTCGAGCATTATTCTATGTGATGAGTTGACGATACGGTCTAAAATGGCATCAGCAATAGTACCTTCTCCTATAGTTTCATACCAAGCTGACACAGGTATTTGTGATGCTATTATAGTTGATGATTTTCCATGTCTGTCATCTATAATATCCATTAACGCCTCACGAGCATGATTATCAAAACTCTGAATCCCAAAATCATCAAGTATTAAAAGTTCAACTTTTAAGATTCTATTAAGTTCTCTGAGGTAGGTTCCATCAATTTTACAAAGTTTTAGTCTTTTAAACATTCTGGCAGTATTTTGATACAGTGTTTTTATGTTGTAACATACAGCTTTGGTGTCCCAAAGCTTGTGCGATATAGCTTTTACCTACGCCAGATGCACCTGTTATAATAATATTTTCCTGTCGTTTAAGGAAGTCTAATGTGACTAAGTGGACTTGCTACATTTAGAGTGACAAAGAGTTAAGCTAATTTTATCTAAAATAACTTAACCATATGAAACGAAGAAAATACAGTAAAGAGTTTAAAATTAAAGCAGTAGAATTAAGCAATGTACGAGGTAACACAAAGCAGATTGCCATGGAATTGGGAATCAGTGCAGATCTTATTTACAGATGGCGTAGAGAATTAGAACAGCGTCCTGATTTAGCTTTT
This window of the Flavobacteriaceae bacterium genome carries:
- the atpG gene encoding ATP synthase F1 subunit gamma — encoded protein: MANLKEIRNRINSIGSTMQVTSAMKMVSAAKLKKAQDAITTMRPYSSKLTELLQNLSATLDSDAGGVYSKQRPISKVLLVVITSNRGLCGGFNSSVIKETIKNIEENYQAQEVDLLTIGKKGNDILSKTHTVIDNRNDVFDDLTFDHVAEIAEKIMALYVNGAYDKVEIVYNRFKNAATQISQIEQFLPIKPVENKTNINSDYIFEPSKEEIVLELIPKSLKTQLYKAVRDSFASEHGARMTAMHKATDNAKELRDDLLLTYNKARQAAITNEILEIVGGAEALNN
- a CDS encoding XshC-Cox1-family protein gives rise to the protein MLHELKEIIRTAQISGENNLKTVFVSVVALEGSSYRKPGVRMSIQENGKMTGAVSGGCIEKEILRQAQSVFKTAIPKLICYDGRYRLGCEGVLYILIEPFNPPVNFYDAFEKQWKSREPFDIKTKFSKQEVPRDKGYSTFVFSDDAYPVFNNFSDDPLLDEFHQTIAPGYKLFIVGCEHDAVALCTYAVNTGWEVTIVAPPDESKSIENFPGASAYLGIDEELFSKEKTDAQTAVVIMTHSFAKDLKYLGSLRDKNIPYLGLLGPAGRREKLITQLFEYYPDLDEPFIENIHGPAGINIGAETPQEIAISIMAEILAVMRNQKPLFLKDKPVGIHQ
- a CDS encoding F0F1 ATP synthase subunit alpha, yielding MAAIKPAEVSAILKQQLTNFEAKATLNEVGTVLQVGDGIARVYGLSNVQYGELVEFENGLEGIVLNLEEDNVGVVLLGASTAIKEGSTVKRTERIASLKAGEGVVGRVVDTLGNPIDGKGPIEGKTFEMPLERKAPGVIYREPVTEPLQTGIKSIDAMIPIGRGQRELIIGDRQTGKSTVALDTILNQKEFYDAGNPVYCIYVAIGQKASTVAAIASMLEERGALAYTTIVAANASDPAPMQVYAPFAGAAIGEYFRDTGRPALIIYDDLSKQAVAYREVSLLLRRPPGREAYPGDVFYLHSRLLERAAKVINDDAIASQMNDVPPSLQGQVKGGGSLTALPIIETQAGDVSAYIPTNVISITDGQIFLESDLFNSGVRPAINVGISVSRVGGSAQIKSMKKVAGTLKLDQAQYRELEAFAKFGSDLDAATMNVIEKGKRNVEILKQTQNDPYTVEDQVAIIYAGSKNLLKDVPVNKVKQFERDYIDYLNAKHRDALDTLKSGKLTDEVIATLESAAKEISGNY
- a CDS encoding NTP transferase domain-containing protein; the protein is MSKTAILILAAGASERFGKPKQLLPYKETVLLNYIIEQLIPIKNAGIFVMIGAYVESVFQSIKNQPVTVIKNADWKKGMGDSLAKGVAYIAAKNDFHRVLVTLGDLPLITTQRYTQLIALATNSKKRIILTAYKNLSGVPAIFDKSLFHELSLLTGEKGAKSIVNKYQDEILMSTSEVPFFDVDTDETYKRLLDLESDS
- a CDS encoding DNA repair protein, which codes for MGKQNAISNTFGEVQLSYKKKLQIQFRCIKSSSDTSKVIRQILPISQINYREHFYALYLNNKNEVIGYHLISVGGITATMVDIRILLQGALLCNSVAILILHNHSSVDIQIAQALFLKVIVVAQQRIISKIDGRHIA
- the atpE gene encoding ATP synthase F0 subunit C, with the translated sequence MSLALLQEAAVSYGAFAAIGAGLAAIGGGIGVGKIGAAAMEAMARQPEMQGKLQGSAIVLIAFIEAVALFGVVVSFLVAK
- the atpB gene encoding F0F1 ATP synthase subunit A translates to MLISIYKTLLVSFFLITPLSVFSTEKDRIQEKPFNTSELIFHHIKDSHGFHIAGHISMPLPVILWTDKGLVTFMSGEFHHDTEGKTVVTKKGLKFVNIHEKIYQLNEGATTVEFGQESRPLNATRPIDFSITKNVFSLFLSIIVMLLVFLTVAKSYKKSTTGLPTGIGKFMEPIILFIRDEVAIPNIGKKYNRYMPFLLTLFFFIWLNNIFGLIPFFPFSSNLSGNIAFTMTLAAVTFIITLFSSKKYYWKHMLWMPGLPIPMKLFLAPIEFMGMFIKPIALTIRLFANITAGHIIVLSLVSLTFIFQNYIVGAGSVLFVVFISIIEVLVVAIQAYIFTMLSALYFGQALEEVH
- a CDS encoding F0F1 ATP synthase subunit B, with protein sequence MDLITPEWGLIFWTGIAFLLLLFILKKFAWKPILNAVNEREESIKEALASAEAAKKEMQNLQADNEQLLKEARLERDALMKEAREIRDKIITEAKDEAKEVTAKLIQNAQTSIEQEKQAALSALKHQVAELSIGIAETVVKKELASKDDQLKLVEDLLQDVTLK
- the atpH gene encoding ATP synthase F1 subunit delta: MKGTRAALRYAKAILNLAKDAKKESEVNDDMLLVALTISENNELDIMLKSPIVKAADKSNVLKALFAKKVNNITLGLFLLLEENKRLGILEMVANHYTIIYDHLKSIEIAKVTTAVPLTKNIEKEVLEKIVELTGNQASMENVVNPAILGGFVLRVGDIQYDASISNYLNELRKEFDHSDYIPKI